TAAAAATGTAGCCGAATGAGTAAGGAATGTGAAATTACACATATTCTAAATTACCACAAATGAACTTGAGAACATGTGTCGTGTCGGACGAGGGACCCCGTCTTTGATTGGGGCCTTTGCCTTTTCTTGTTTCATCAACCATTCGGTCATCGTTGTCATCACCTGAAAAACCATTCCAAGAAACACAAAATGGGACATGAATTTAAGTGAAGTAATGAAGACTGAATATATAAGGAACACTTGCACTTATTAATTAATGCAATTGTAGATAAATTTGTGCAATGTACTATAACTTACCATAGTGGACATATGACCCCTTGGTTTGAATACTTCGTGTAACATATCATGCGATAAATGGATCTTCCCGCCGTCCATTTTCACAACATAGTCCCTGCAAGTACTAACTTATTTAATTATCGCGTAGTTATGACGAAATTGAAAAGCACAGGAGAGTAGTTTTAGAATGTAGGATTTAGTAGTCATACTCTTCTCCTGTTTTGTTTGGTGGTTGCATCACATACGCCCACGCTTGACTTTCTTATTTTGTAAGCTTTGATAGTTTAACCTCCGGTGGAGCCACGTACGGCGTTCTTGTCGCTTTACTTGGTTTGAAAGTCCTCGTACCCCGTTTCGTAGATGGTCGGGTTACGGACTTACTTTTCTGAACACGTGTACATGGCCCTTTGTTCAATGGCGAAGTCAATGCgacttcttgttctttttcaacctcttcatctccttctccatctctttgtccttcatcatcatcatcgtcttcttcttcttcctcctcgtcctcgtcctcgtcctcgtcctcctcctcgtcttcttcttgtGCACTTTGTTTTTCACCTTCGTTTTCCACCACAGTTTCTTCTTGTAGCTCCACATGTTGCGCATGTTGTACAACATCCACTTGGAAAGCCTCCGGAGAGTACAATGGCATTTCCCGGGCAAATAAAAGGCCACTCATGCGGCTGCCATCCATGTCCTCCACGTCTACCCCATGCCTAACCTTCTTCGGATTGACAGTGGAAGTTGAAGGAAAATCCTCCACGTCCATATGTACATCACCCATCTCAACATCATCTTCATTTCGATTCTTTCTCTTCGTGGATGGCTTCCTCTTTGACAGACTTGGTGCGCATGTTTTGGGAACATCACCCATCAATGCGCTTTCCAGGGCATCAAGATGTTGCATTTGGTTGAggaaatttttcttcaaatcatgATACGCAGCAATTGTGCACTGCACATAAGGTTAAGGAGTAATGTTATAAATATAAATGACATAAGAGGTACAATTGTATATCGGCAACGAAGTGAAGTTTCCTCACCGGATGCCGATAAGAAGCCTTAGGGAATTGCTCAGAAATTGGATCAACCAACTCCAACGTCTCATCCTTTGCAATACGTTCTTTTATTAACTTTGTCGTCCACGACTGAATAAGGGGTTCACCTTCACTCCCAACCTTCATACCCATTAGCTATTTGTCAAAATATATCAGctgcaacaaaaaaatattacgaGTCAGAATAGATTACAAACGAAATTTATAGCAAACAATTGACGAAAGTTTAACATGTTGATGTACTTACCATTAGAAGTAACACACAACCAGCAACGCCAACAGAATCCTTCTTACCACCACCAACCTTGCCACATCTCTTCTTGTACTTCGCAATTTCATTCACCAACCAATCAAGCACAAATTCTGCTCATGCATATGTAGGAGTTTGCAATATATTGTGCACTGCCGGGTAAAATTTTGTGGCGGCCACATCCTTCGTGGTTGGACACAAGAAACAAGAAAGCACAAACAGCACGTACGACGTTTGGAACTTCACATCaactttctttttattgaaTACTTGTTGCATCATCGCAAATGTGACTCCTCTCTTCAACGGTTTATTGTTTTTCCCAAACATCTTCGTAATGTGTTCAAAGTGGGGGTCTTGAGTGTCCGTCGGAACTGGTATCGTTCCACAAAATAGCCCTAGCGCCCTTCGAACATCATCAGGCGTGATTGTATAAACCTTGACCCTCCCAAACTCCAAGCTCTTGGTGACAGGGTTGAAATGCTTAACTAACCGACTTATAAAATCACGGTTCAACATTGTACACTTCAATTGAAGCATTGAACCAAAACCCACTCTTTGAACAGCATCTTGTTGGGCTTTGGTCAATGCCTCATTTACTTTCACCAACTTCAACGGCGAGCACCGACTGCGAAATACCGGCTACACGTACAAAGGGTTTACGATTTAATACAACCCATCATTGTTACACACATGATATGTTAACATAACGATTAACTATACCAAAAACGACAACAATAACTAAAACCATACCgaagcatttttctttttttccttcggAATTTGCTTTTTAATGCGGGCTTTTCTTTCATTGGTCTTGTCCACAAATGGCGCTCTTTCCGCATCAGACATCTGCTTCCATATTTCCGCAGCTAGTTTGGTATGCTGGATAGTGGAGACAAAATTTTGTGTTCATACAAACATGCACTACAGTTTACCAAATAACCATACAAACTACAACCGCATTAACTCTAACCTGTCCAATTATAAACCTTGGACTCTTATTGGCAGCTTTGGCTTCTTTAAGATAACCTTTACTGTagttggaaatttttaaaaatgcattACAACACAACCAAATACAAATGGAAGTAAACACATTAACAAAGTAACTATATTCGTTGTAAAATACGTACAAGAAAAGCAAATAAGGATTGGTGTGGGTACGTCCCTCTGCTGCCTTTGACCCttcaactcctgcctttgttgCTTTTTCAACTCGCAGTCGCTTCTTTCCTGTTGTCATCCTTCATACAacgcaaaaataacaaaactttaATTATTGAAACTATTATGAGCAAACAGGATTAAGTACTCAAGCTGGTACTTTGTTTTGAGTTCCTAGGTTGTTGCAAAGGAGCTACCTACCtatcaacaacaaaagaaacagTCATGTGAGCTCCATATCATATCTTCTTCTATTGACCCTTTGcttgccaaaacaaaaatcttGCCTTTAGGTGCCAAATGTCATCTAATTCACAAACTGTTTCAGCATCCATGTATAGACAAGAAAGGAACTCAACTGATCCATCATCACTCATCACCATGTGGGTCAAACAAGACAAGCGAAAATTGAATATTGACTAGCAAAAGTTTATTATCATGTGCAACAATATCATTGTTTCTCTTTTAAAGAATAAATTGAGCTTTTAGCTTGCTGAATACATAATAAATCTTACAAGTACCCGAACCCACTGAATATTGCAAAACAGTGTAAACCACAGAGAGAAACTAGGATTTTAGGACAAGATAACAGTACTTTGGATCACCATTGTTTGCGTAAACAGTTTGTTTCTGTGCTATGCTCTCCTCAGTTTTATGGGAGAAGAGTACCCGAACACACTGAATATTGCAAAACAGTGTGTCGATAATGATATTAATGGTTCACCATCCTCatgatatatatagagagagagaca
The sequence above is a segment of the Rhododendron vialii isolate Sample 1 chromosome 13a, ASM3025357v1 genome. Coding sequences within it:
- the LOC131314202 gene encoding uncharacterized protein LOC131314202, producing MSDAERAPFVDKTNERKARIKKQIPKEKKKNASPVFRSRCSPLKLVKVNEALTKAQQDAVQRVGFGSMLQLKCTMLNRDFISRLVKHFNPVTKSLEFGRVKVYTITPDDVRRALGLFCGTIPVPTDTQDPHFEHITKMFGKNNKPLKRGVTFAMMQQVFNKKKVDVKFQTSYVLFVLSCFLCPTTKDVAATKFYPAVHNILQTPTYA
- the LOC131313947 gene encoding uncharacterized protein LOC131313947, which gives rise to MQPPNKTGEEDYVVKMDGGKIHLSHDMLHEVFKPRGHMSTMVMTTMTEWLMKQEKAKAPIKDGVPRPTRHMFSSSFVNNLLNFDKVQDQKVIEDPVDANMLGYDVAMCNLAIVLHAWVPIILICKSLWVYATVSTGVAE